Proteins encoded together in one Oncorhynchus masou masou isolate Uvic2021 chromosome 3, UVic_Omas_1.1, whole genome shotgun sequence window:
- the LOC135515899 gene encoding retinol-binding protein 2-like isoform X1 encodes MPVDFNGKWELESSENFEDYMKALNIDFATRKIAVQLAQTKVIIQDGDKFEVKTLSTFRNYELMFTVGVEFVEYTKGLDNRVVKALVVWEGDKLVCIQKGEKDNRGWKHWIEGDKLYLELACEDKVCRQVFKRKE; translated from the exons ATGCCTGTAGACTTCAATGGCAAATGGGAGTTGGAGAGCAGTGAGAACTTTGAGGATTACATGAAAGCACTGA ACATAGACTTTGCCACACGCAAAATCGCAGTGCAGCTGGCCCAGACCAAAGTGATCATCCAGGATGGAGACAAGTTTGAAGTCAAGACGCTGAGCACCTTCAGGAACTATGAGCTGATGTTCACTGTGGGGGTGGAGTTTGTGGAGTACACCAAAGGACTGGACAACAGGGTGGTCAAG GCTCTTGTGGTGTGGGAGGGGGACAAACTAGTGTGTATCCAGAAGGGGGAAAAGGACAACCGTGGGTGGAAGCACTGGATTGAAGGAGACAAACTGTACCTG GAATTGGCGTGTGAGGACAAAGTCTGCAGGCAGGTGTTCAAGAGAAAAGAATAG
- the LOC135515899 gene encoding retinol-binding protein 2-like isoform X2, whose amino-acid sequence MPVDFNGKWELESSENFEDYMKALNIDFATRKIAVQLAQTKVIIQDGDKFEVKTLSTFRNYELMFTVGVEFVEYTKGLDNRVVKALVVWEGDKLVCIQKGEKDNRGWKHWIEGDKLYLFQST is encoded by the exons ATGCCTGTAGACTTCAATGGCAAATGGGAGTTGGAGAGCAGTGAGAACTTTGAGGATTACATGAAAGCACTGA ACATAGACTTTGCCACACGCAAAATCGCAGTGCAGCTGGCCCAGACCAAAGTGATCATCCAGGATGGAGACAAGTTTGAAGTCAAGACGCTGAGCACCTTCAGGAACTATGAGCTGATGTTCACTGTGGGGGTGGAGTTTGTGGAGTACACCAAAGGACTGGACAACAGGGTGGTCAAG GCTCTTGTGGTGTGGGAGGGGGACAAACTAGTGTGTATCCAGAAGGGGGAAAAGGACAACCGTGGGTGGAAGCACTGGATTGAAGGAGACAAACTGTACCTG TTCCAGTCTACTTAA
- the LOC135515899 gene encoding retinol-binding protein 2-like isoform X3 has translation MPVDFNGKWELESSENFEDYMKALNIDFATRKIAVQLAQTKVIIQDGDKFEVKTLSTFRNYELMFTVGVEFVEYTKGLDNRVVKALVVWEGDKLVCIQKGEKDNRGWKHWIEGDKLYLVEI, from the exons ATGCCTGTAGACTTCAATGGCAAATGGGAGTTGGAGAGCAGTGAGAACTTTGAGGATTACATGAAAGCACTGA ACATAGACTTTGCCACACGCAAAATCGCAGTGCAGCTGGCCCAGACCAAAGTGATCATCCAGGATGGAGACAAGTTTGAAGTCAAGACGCTGAGCACCTTCAGGAACTATGAGCTGATGTTCACTGTGGGGGTGGAGTTTGTGGAGTACACCAAAGGACTGGACAACAGGGTGGTCAAG GCTCTTGTGGTGTGGGAGGGGGACAAACTAGTGTGTATCCAGAAGGGGGAAAAGGACAACCGTGGGTGGAAGCACTGGATTGAAGGAGACAAACTGTACCTG GTAGAAATATGA